In Glycine max cultivar Williams 82 chromosome 7, Glycine_max_v4.0, whole genome shotgun sequence, a single window of DNA contains:
- the LOC100784278 gene encoding NDR1/HIN1-like protein 10, whose amino-acid sequence MCFRSRCSFCYIFFTIYTLMLMFILSIILFWIIISPSSVKFHVTDASLTQFNLTSNNTLYYNFKVNVTMRNPNNNIIVYYRRITAISWYKDNAFGWVSLTPFDQGHKNTTFLQAVFEGQRVIKLKSKQLGEYKDETSVGIYKDLAVDFDLRIRAKYAKFKSSRFNTPIVQCRRLRVPLISNGKSVPPFSVTRCKSAYFFSDRDAADG is encoded by the coding sequence ATGTGTTTCAGATCGCGTTGCAGCTTCTGCTATATCTTCTTCACAATCTACACCCTTATGCTCATGTTCATTCTTTCCATCATCCTCTTCTGGATAATCATCTCACCCTCAAGTGTCAAGTTCCATGTAACCGATGCCTCACTAACACAATTCAACCTCACAAGCAACAACACATTGTACTACAACTTCAAAGTCAACGTCACAATGAGAAaccccaacaacaacatcatagTGTACTACAGGAGGATCACAGCAATTTCTTGGTACAAAGATAATGCTTTTGGTTGGGTGAGCTTAACACCCTTTGACCAAGGCCACAAGAACACAACCTTCCTTCAAGCAGTGTTTGAAGGGCAGAGGGTGATTAAGCTCAAATCTAAACAACTTGGTGAGTATAAAGATGAGACAAGTGTTGGGATTTACAAGGACCTTGCTGTGGATTTTGATCTTAGAATCAGAGCCAAGTATGCAAAGTTCAAGAGTAGTCGTTTCAATACACCCATTGTTCAGTGTCGCCGATTGAGGGTTCCTTTGATTTCTAATGGTAAATCAGTACCTCCTTTTAGTGTCACCAGATGCAAAAGTGCTTATTTCTTCTCAGATCGTGATGCTGCTGATGGATAG